A single region of the Actinoplanes sp. SE50/110 genome encodes:
- a CDS encoding NUDIX domain-containing protein: MCHDGAGRILLARRSARARDEPGTWDCGAGALEFGETFEEAVTREVIEEYVAPPETIELLGVRNVLRADPPSHWVAVIFTVKIDPRRVRIGEPHKFDDLAWAPLDALPEPRHSQLAATLALLPRG, translated from the coding sequence GTGTGCCACGACGGTGCCGGCCGGATCCTGCTGGCGCGGCGTTCCGCCCGGGCCCGCGACGAGCCCGGCACATGGGACTGCGGGGCCGGCGCGCTGGAGTTCGGCGAGACCTTCGAGGAGGCGGTCACCCGCGAGGTGATCGAGGAGTATGTCGCGCCGCCCGAGACCATCGAGCTGCTCGGGGTGCGCAACGTGCTGCGCGCCGATCCGCCGTCGCACTGGGTGGCGGTGATCTTCACAGTCAAGATCGATCCCAGGCGCGTACGCATCGGGGAGCCGCACAAATTCGACGACCTGGCCTGGGCGCCCCTGGACGCCCTGCCCGAGCCGCGCCATTCCCAGCTGGCCGCCACCCTCGCCCTGCTGCCCCGTGGATAG
- the pgm gene encoding phosphoglucomutase (alpha-D-glucose-1,6-bisphosphate-dependent) produces MSVHARAGRPAEASDLIDVPKVVSRYYTEHPDPAEVVQRVAFGTSGHRGSSLRTAFNEDHIAATSQAIVEYRRAQGVDGPLFMGRDTHALSEPAQITALSVFAANDVTVLIDSRDGYTPTPAVSHAILTYNRKNRAKADGVVVTPSHNPPDDGGFKYNPPNGGPADTDATRWIQDRANELIADGLKDVRRAHGRGDTYDFLGSYVDDLPAVIDIDAIRNAGVRIGADPLGGASVAYWGEIADRHRLDLTVVNPTVDPRFAFMTLDWDGKIRMDCSSPYAMASLIEQKDRFQIATGNDADADRHGIVTPDGGLMNPNHYLAVAIDYLFRSRDGWPGGAGIGKTLVSSSMIDRVAADLGRTLVEVPVGFKWFVPGLLDGSIGFGGEESAGASFLRRDGGAWSTDKDGILLDLLASEIIAVTQKTPSEHYRALTARFGEPAYARIDAPATREEKAVLGKLSPEQVTAKQLAGEPITAVLTSAPGNDAAIGGLKVVTGSGWFAARPSGTEDVYKIYAESFHGPEHLARIQEEARAVVSAALRG; encoded by the coding sequence ATGTCCGTCCACGCCCGCGCCGGCCGCCCCGCGGAAGCGTCCGATCTGATCGACGTTCCGAAGGTCGTCTCCCGGTACTACACCGAGCATCCGGACCCGGCCGAGGTGGTGCAGCGCGTCGCGTTCGGGACCTCCGGGCACCGCGGGTCGAGCCTGCGGACCGCGTTCAACGAGGACCACATCGCCGCGACCAGCCAGGCGATCGTCGAGTACCGGCGGGCGCAGGGGGTCGACGGCCCGCTGTTCATGGGCCGCGACACGCACGCGCTGAGCGAGCCGGCGCAGATCACCGCACTGTCGGTGTTCGCCGCGAACGACGTGACGGTCCTGATCGACAGCCGGGACGGTTACACGCCGACGCCGGCGGTCAGCCACGCGATCCTGACCTACAACAGGAAGAATCGGGCCAAGGCCGACGGCGTCGTGGTGACCCCGTCGCACAACCCGCCGGACGACGGCGGGTTCAAGTACAACCCGCCGAACGGCGGCCCGGCCGACACCGACGCCACCAGGTGGATCCAGGATCGGGCGAACGAGCTGATCGCCGACGGCCTCAAGGACGTCCGCCGGGCGCACGGCAGGGGCGACACCTACGACTTCCTCGGCTCGTACGTCGACGACCTGCCCGCGGTGATCGACATCGACGCGATCCGGAACGCCGGCGTCCGGATCGGCGCCGACCCGCTCGGCGGCGCGAGCGTCGCGTACTGGGGCGAGATCGCCGACCGGCACCGCCTCGACCTGACCGTGGTCAACCCCACGGTCGATCCGCGCTTCGCCTTCATGACCCTGGACTGGGACGGCAAGATCCGGATGGACTGCTCGTCGCCGTACGCGATGGCCTCGCTGATCGAGCAGAAGGACCGCTTCCAGATCGCCACCGGCAACGACGCCGACGCCGACCGGCACGGCATCGTCACCCCGGACGGCGGGCTGATGAACCCGAACCACTACCTCGCAGTCGCGATCGACTACCTGTTCCGCTCCCGCGACGGATGGCCGGGCGGCGCCGGGATCGGCAAGACGCTGGTCTCCTCCTCGATGATCGACCGGGTCGCGGCCGACCTGGGCCGCACCCTGGTCGAGGTGCCGGTCGGCTTCAAGTGGTTCGTGCCCGGCCTGCTCGACGGCTCGATCGGCTTCGGCGGCGAGGAGAGCGCCGGCGCCTCGTTCCTGCGCCGTGACGGCGGGGCGTGGAGCACCGACAAGGACGGCATCCTGCTCGACCTGCTCGCCTCGGAGATCATCGCGGTGACGCAGAAGACGCCCAGCGAGCACTACCGGGCACTGACCGCCCGGTTCGGGGAGCCGGCGTACGCCCGGATCGACGCCCCGGCCACCCGGGAGGAGAAGGCGGTCCTGGGCAAGCTCTCCCCGGAGCAGGTGACCGCGAAACAGCTCGCCGGGGAGCCGATCACCGCGGTGCTGACCAGCGCGCCCGGCAACGACGCGGCGATCGGCGGCCTCAAGGTGGTCACCGGCTCCGGCTGGTTCGCCGCCCGTCCGTCCGGCACCGAGGACGTCTACAAGATCTACGCCGAGTCGTTCCACGGCCCGGAGCACCTGGCCCGGATCCAGGAGGAGGCGCGCGCGGTGGTGTCCGCCGCACTCCGGGGCTGA
- a CDS encoding glutamate ABC transporter substrate-binding protein has protein sequence MRPRIGARLRRLLTPLVVLTLVAAPAGCGAEPAPDDPAGARAVVPLPENVQDPAPVPSAGPVPDCVPRASLRPDGPLPTAGRMPAGSPMAAIAARGRLIVGIDQNAYLFSFRDPKTGDLAGFEIDIARAVGRAIFGRDDAVQFQAITTADRIPVLQQKKVDLVVRTMSMTCERWQQVSFSTEYLTSHQRLLVRRGSGIREFSDLAGRKVCATRGSTSIRTIAEQPSKPIPVATDSTLDCLVMLQQGQVDAVSTIDVLLAGLAAQDPTTEVTGRFSSDEPSGIGIPKDEPDLVRFVNAVLARMRADGSWTRSYQRWLTPLGPPPAPPAAVYRD, from the coding sequence TTGCGTCCCCGGATCGGGGCACGGCTGAGGCGGCTGCTGACACCGCTGGTCGTGCTGACCCTGGTCGCCGCGCCGGCCGGGTGCGGCGCCGAACCGGCACCCGACGATCCGGCCGGGGCACGGGCCGTCGTGCCGCTGCCGGAGAACGTGCAGGACCCGGCCCCGGTGCCGAGCGCCGGCCCGGTCCCGGACTGCGTGCCACGGGCCAGCCTGCGCCCGGACGGCCCGCTCCCGACGGCGGGCCGGATGCCGGCCGGGAGCCCGATGGCCGCGATCGCCGCCCGCGGCCGGCTGATCGTCGGGATCGACCAGAACGCCTACCTGTTCAGTTTCCGCGACCCGAAGACCGGCGACCTGGCCGGTTTCGAGATCGACATCGCCCGGGCGGTGGGGCGGGCGATCTTCGGCCGGGACGACGCGGTGCAGTTCCAGGCGATCACCACGGCCGACCGGATCCCGGTGCTGCAGCAGAAGAAGGTCGACCTGGTCGTCCGCACCATGTCGATGACCTGCGAGCGCTGGCAGCAGGTGTCGTTCTCCACCGAGTATCTGACCTCGCACCAGCGTCTGCTGGTGCGCCGCGGCTCGGGCATCCGCGAGTTCAGCGACCTGGCCGGCCGCAAGGTCTGCGCCACCCGGGGCAGCACCAGCATCCGGACCATCGCCGAGCAGCCGTCGAAGCCGATTCCGGTGGCCACCGACAGCACCCTGGACTGCCTGGTGATGCTGCAGCAGGGGCAGGTCGACGCGGTGTCCACGATCGACGTGCTGCTGGCCGGCCTGGCCGCGCAGGACCCGACCACCGAGGTCACCGGGCGGTTCAGCTCGGACGAGCCGTCCGGGATCGGCATCCCGAAGGACGAGCCCGACCTGGTCCGCTTCGTCAACGCGGTGCTGGCGCGGATGCGGGCGGACGGCTCCTGGACCCGCAGCTATCAGCGCTGGCTGACCCCGCTCGGCCCGCCCCCGGCACCACCGGCCGCGGTGTACCGGGACTGA
- the gndA gene encoding NADP-dependent phosphogluconate dehydrogenase, whose product MSQKAQIGVTGLAVMGRNLARNFARHGHTVAVHNRSYSRTKELVEEFGQEGTFLPAETAEQFVQSLERPRRVVIMVKAGPATDAVIDEFAPLLEEGDMLIDAGNAHYADTRRREAALKAQGLHFVGMGVSGGEEGALHGPSIMPGGPRESYDALGPLLEDIAAKVDGEPCCTHVGPDGAGHFVKMVHNGIEYADMQLIAEAYDLLRQVGGLSPQEIAEVFGQWNEGRLGSYLIEITAEVLKQNDAATGRPFVDIVLDQAEQKGTGRWTVQAALDLGVPVSGIAESVFARALSGGADVRKAAADAGLPGPAAGAEHPGGDLRADVEQALFASKIVAYAQGFQQIQAASKEYDWAIDPGAMAKIWRAGCIIRAKFLDFIKQAYDKNPELATLLVDDYFLDAVSGAQDAWRRVVATAAQQGIPAPGFSSALAYYDGLRAERLPAALIQGQRDFFGAHTYRRVDKDGSFHTLWATDDRPEVDA is encoded by the coding sequence ATGTCGCAGAAGGCGCAGATCGGAGTCACCGGCCTTGCGGTGATGGGCCGCAACCTGGCCCGCAACTTCGCCCGGCACGGGCACACCGTGGCGGTGCACAACCGGTCCTACAGCCGCACCAAGGAGCTGGTCGAGGAGTTCGGCCAGGAGGGCACGTTCCTCCCCGCGGAGACCGCCGAGCAGTTCGTGCAGAGCCTGGAGCGCCCCCGCCGGGTGGTCATCATGGTCAAGGCCGGGCCGGCCACCGACGCCGTGATCGACGAGTTCGCCCCGCTGCTCGAAGAGGGCGACATGCTGATCGACGCGGGCAACGCGCACTACGCCGACACCCGCCGCCGCGAGGCCGCGCTCAAGGCGCAGGGCCTGCACTTCGTCGGCATGGGCGTGTCCGGCGGCGAGGAGGGCGCGCTGCACGGCCCGAGCATCATGCCGGGTGGTCCGCGCGAGTCCTACGACGCGCTCGGCCCGCTGCTGGAGGACATCGCCGCCAAGGTCGACGGCGAGCCGTGCTGCACCCACGTCGGCCCGGACGGCGCCGGCCACTTCGTCAAGATGGTGCACAACGGCATCGAGTACGCCGACATGCAGCTCATCGCCGAGGCTTACGACCTGCTCCGCCAGGTCGGCGGCCTCAGCCCGCAGGAGATCGCCGAGGTCTTCGGGCAGTGGAACGAGGGCCGCCTCGGGTCGTACCTGATCGAGATCACCGCCGAGGTGCTCAAGCAGAACGACGCGGCCACCGGCCGGCCGTTCGTCGACATCGTGCTCGACCAGGCCGAGCAGAAGGGCACCGGCCGCTGGACCGTGCAGGCCGCCCTCGACCTGGGCGTGCCGGTCAGCGGCATCGCCGAGTCGGTGTTCGCCCGGGCGCTGTCCGGCGGCGCCGACGTCCGCAAGGCCGCCGCCGACGCCGGTCTGCCCGGCCCGGCCGCCGGCGCCGAGCACCCCGGCGGCGACCTGCGCGCCGACGTCGAGCAGGCGCTGTTCGCCTCCAAGATCGTCGCCTACGCCCAGGGCTTCCAGCAGATCCAGGCCGCCAGCAAGGAGTACGACTGGGCGATCGACCCGGGCGCGATGGCCAAGATCTGGCGGGCCGGCTGCATCATCCGGGCCAAGTTCCTCGACTTCATCAAGCAGGCGTACGACAAGAACCCGGAGCTCGCCACCCTGCTCGTCGACGACTACTTCCTGGACGCGGTCAGCGGCGCGCAGGACGCCTGGCGCCGGGTCGTCGCCACCGCCGCCCAGCAGGGCATCCCGGCCCCCGGCTTCTCCTCGGCGCTGGCGTACTACGACGGCCTGCGGGCCGAGCGCCTGCCGGCCGCGCTGATCCAGGGCCAGCGCGACTTCTTCGGCGCGCACACCTACCGCCGGGTCGACAAGGACGGCTCGTTCCACACGCTGTGGGCGACCGACGACCGTCCCGAGGTCGACGCCTGA
- a CDS encoding PP2C family protein-serine/threonine phosphatase has product MRGGEVVQVVGRAVAQALSERRVRADAVVERAVGLLAGRARCRIADAYRHLLRIAAEQGADPAVVAGRMIRLLDHVDAPLSPFTGADLVTDRLAGVEELAGLGWGEWDLVTGEVYWSPQLYRIYQRDPALGPLSRAEGRLAGVSDGLSLRDAALAATQSRDRVELVKRVTINGRIRRLRTVVDTVRDPDGRPIRLFGIVQDVTEQPVSAQRLAEVERKLDEQRRAADAEHDLALRLQEIILPIPDEPIELPGLKAAVRYLPAGQETMVGGDWFHAAALRDGSVLLAVGDVAGHGTQAASNMAQLRHALRALTVVDSDPATLLGHLNRLTCELESETPELAATAVIARFDPHRFRLTWAQAGHPPPLLCRGGRTEALHRPAGPMLGVLEDARYASTVIDFRPGDVLLLYTDGLVEHRGQSLDTGLNAVIHTVDDAVRAAPLQPLAELVGRLRRANPDDDTCILAARPSTGGTRDLRHHLLGRN; this is encoded by the coding sequence ATGCGGGGCGGGGAGGTCGTACAGGTGGTTGGTCGGGCGGTCGCGCAGGCGCTGAGCGAGCGGCGGGTCCGGGCGGACGCCGTGGTCGAGCGGGCGGTCGGCCTGCTCGCCGGGCGGGCCCGGTGCCGGATCGCCGACGCGTACCGGCACCTGCTGCGGATCGCCGCCGAGCAGGGCGCCGACCCGGCGGTGGTGGCCGGCCGGATGATCCGGCTGCTCGACCACGTGGACGCGCCGCTGTCGCCGTTCACCGGGGCCGATCTGGTCACCGACCGGCTGGCCGGGGTCGAGGAGCTGGCCGGGCTCGGCTGGGGCGAGTGGGACCTGGTCACCGGCGAGGTCTACTGGTCGCCCCAGCTGTACCGGATCTATCAGCGCGATCCGGCGCTCGGCCCGCTGAGCCGCGCCGAGGGCCGGCTGGCCGGGGTGTCCGACGGCCTCTCGCTGCGCGACGCGGCGCTGGCCGCCACGCAGAGCCGGGACCGTGTCGAACTGGTCAAACGAGTCACGATCAACGGCCGGATCAGACGCCTGCGTACGGTCGTCGACACCGTCCGCGACCCGGACGGCCGTCCGATCCGACTGTTCGGCATCGTGCAGGACGTCACCGAGCAGCCGGTCAGCGCACAGCGGCTGGCCGAGGTGGAACGCAAGCTGGACGAGCAGCGCCGGGCCGCGGACGCCGAGCACGACCTGGCCCTGCGTCTGCAGGAGATCATCCTGCCGATCCCGGACGAGCCGATCGAGCTGCCCGGTCTCAAGGCTGCGGTGCGCTATCTGCCGGCCGGGCAGGAGACCATGGTCGGCGGCGACTGGTTCCACGCGGCCGCCCTGCGCGACGGCTCGGTGCTGCTGGCGGTCGGCGACGTGGCCGGGCACGGCACCCAGGCGGCCAGCAACATGGCCCAGTTACGGCACGCGCTGCGCGCGCTGACCGTGGTCGACAGCGACCCGGCCACCCTGCTCGGCCACCTGAACCGGCTCACCTGCGAGCTGGAGTCGGAGACCCCGGAGCTGGCGGCGACCGCGGTGATCGCCCGGTTCGATCCGCACCGGTTCCGGCTGACCTGGGCGCAGGCCGGGCATCCGCCGCCGCTGCTGTGCCGGGGCGGGCGCACCGAGGCGCTGCATCGCCCGGCCGGCCCGATGCTCGGAGTGCTGGAGGACGCCCGGTATGCCTCGACAGTGATCGATTTCCGCCCGGGCGACGTGCTCCTGCTCTACACCGACGGGCTGGTCGAGCACCGCGGGCAGAGCCTGGACACCGGACTGAACGCGGTGATCCACACGGTCGACGACGCGGTCCGCGCCGCCCCGCTGCAGCCGCTGGCCGAACTGGTCGGCCGGCTGCGCCGGGCGAACCCGGACGACGACACCTGCATCCTGGCCGCCCGCCCGTCCACCGGCGGCACCCGGGATCTGCGCCACCACCTGCTCGGCCGGAATTGA
- a CDS encoding GNAT family N-acetyltransferase, with protein MDEIPIGPAGPADAGEILTLQLAAYVTEAQLYDDPHLPALTQTLDELTAELADGLALKATLGHRIVGAVRGRLDGTVLRIGRLTVAPDLRGRGLGTRLLTAIERAAAGQAEWYALFTGHLSETNIRLYERARYEETHREQVRPGLTLVHLMKENA; from the coding sequence ATGGACGAGATCCCCATCGGCCCGGCGGGACCGGCCGACGCCGGCGAGATCCTCACCCTGCAGCTGGCGGCCTACGTCACCGAGGCCCAGCTGTACGACGACCCGCACCTGCCCGCCCTGACCCAGACCCTGGACGAGCTGACCGCCGAGCTCGCCGACGGCCTGGCGCTGAAGGCCACCCTGGGCCACCGGATCGTCGGCGCGGTCCGCGGCCGCCTGGACGGCACGGTGCTGCGGATCGGCCGGCTGACCGTCGCCCCCGACCTGCGCGGCCGTGGCCTGGGCACCCGGCTGCTGACCGCGATCGAGCGCGCGGCGGCCGGACAGGCCGAATGGTATGCGCTGTTCACCGGCCATCTGAGCGAGACGAACATCCGGCTGTACGAACGCGCGCGGTACGAGGAAACCCATCGGGAGCAGGTCCGACCCGGCCTGACCCTGGTTCACCTGATGAAGGAGAACGCCTGA
- a CDS encoding type II toxin-antitoxin system PemK/MazF family toxin, translating to MRRGEIWTIGDRSDLRYRVLVLSADSYNERDNASPYCAPIVRQRGVTELPPFAVALTEQDPITGVVVINRMRRLPASVGAERIGMVTGASMARLTEAMRDLFEL from the coding sequence GTGCGCCGGGGCGAGATCTGGACCATCGGCGACCGCTCCGATCTGCGCTATCGGGTGCTCGTCCTCTCCGCGGACAGCTACAACGAACGCGACAACGCCTCACCCTACTGCGCCCCGATCGTGCGTCAGCGCGGTGTGACCGAGCTGCCCCCGTTCGCCGTCGCCCTCACCGAGCAGGACCCGATCACCGGCGTGGTGGTGATCAACCGGATGCGCCGCCTGCCGGCCTCGGTCGGCGCCGAACGGATCGGCATGGTCACCGGTGCCAGCATGGCCCGACTGACCGAGGCGATGCGGGACTTGTTCGAGCTCTGA
- a CDS encoding bifunctional diguanylate cyclase/phosphodiesterase, whose protein sequence is MSTRGTAAEQRRRGGLAPAAVALTASVAVVLWLALGAGNLYAGFTGGPIAMAAAAFACQRIAATVRLPPPVRSFWRQLQYAAFCLLAASVVTLFRSNNDTGLSPYVGLPMLVGILILMTAFLRLPFGTRTATGLVRALLDGATVAVASGLIFWYVVLDLAPAGTSLVARIVAAVIGVCGVLLLVVIGKAAAAPSSPVDPASLRVLTVAPVVAVTGTILLIAGSDRGRLILSVLAVPSVAVAMAVAAYLQRRARRTTTATAGRSLLSLLPFLAVTATAALVISVSAQQMSSRQRTVIIGAVLIAGFVVARQLLSLRENTIAMRGIRRQQAELERLALSDTLTGLPNRTRFAVALGDLIGEHRPASALLIDVDDFKMINDTLGPAAGDQLLFQVAERLRRHCLPGELPARLGGDEFAVLLPVDDPAEAEAAAARLLAGITEPFKVGDQQLLLHASVGIAIAATGETADEVQRNADIAMYAAKEAGKASWVRFEPRMRHDMVHHARLASELHNGIIRGELRLVYQPVFDLVTGRVAGAEALVRWQHPTRGFVSPADFIPVAERSGLIVPLGAWVLREACAQLARWRAQYGDDAIESINVNVAVRQLRETGFVDEVAAVLSEAGLTSRNLILEVTESSVVDGWQVRETLQALHEMGVMLALDDFGTGQSSLSLLRAFPVDVLKLDKSFVDGIADGADRGRLAVAAAVAQLAEYLQLKAVAEGIESAEQRDRLRDMGYRYGQGYHMAKPLPAEECGALMSAAPVPAAVRSA, encoded by the coding sequence ATGAGTACCCGGGGAACGGCAGCTGAACAGCGACGACGCGGCGGGCTGGCGCCCGCCGCGGTGGCTCTGACGGCATCCGTCGCGGTGGTGCTCTGGCTGGCGCTCGGCGCCGGCAACCTGTACGCCGGATTCACCGGCGGCCCGATCGCGATGGCCGCCGCGGCCTTCGCCTGCCAGCGGATCGCCGCGACGGTGCGCCTGCCGCCGCCGGTCCGGTCGTTCTGGCGGCAGCTGCAGTACGCGGCCTTCTGCCTTCTCGCCGCCTCGGTCGTCACGCTGTTCCGGTCGAACAACGACACCGGTCTGTCGCCGTACGTCGGTCTACCGATGCTGGTCGGCATCCTCATCCTGATGACCGCGTTCCTGCGCCTGCCGTTCGGCACGCGCACCGCGACCGGCCTGGTCCGCGCCCTGCTCGACGGTGCCACCGTGGCCGTGGCCAGCGGACTGATCTTCTGGTACGTGGTCCTCGACCTCGCCCCGGCCGGCACCTCCCTGGTCGCCCGGATCGTCGCGGCGGTGATCGGCGTCTGCGGCGTCCTGCTGCTCGTGGTGATCGGCAAGGCCGCCGCCGCGCCGTCCAGCCCGGTCGACCCGGCGTCGCTGCGGGTCCTCACCGTCGCCCCGGTGGTCGCGGTCACCGGAACCATCCTGCTGATCGCCGGCTCCGACCGGGGCCGGCTGATCCTGTCGGTGCTGGCCGTCCCGTCGGTCGCGGTCGCCATGGCGGTCGCCGCGTATCTGCAGCGCCGGGCGCGGCGGACGACGACCGCGACCGCCGGCCGCTCCCTGCTCAGCCTGCTGCCGTTCCTCGCGGTGACCGCCACCGCCGCGCTGGTGATCAGCGTCAGTGCCCAGCAGATGTCCAGCCGGCAGCGCACCGTGATCATCGGCGCCGTGCTGATCGCCGGTTTCGTGGTCGCCCGCCAGCTGCTCAGCCTGCGGGAGAACACCATCGCGATGCGCGGCATCCGCCGCCAGCAGGCCGAACTGGAACGCCTGGCGCTCAGCGACACGCTGACCGGCCTGCCGAACCGCACCCGGTTCGCGGTGGCGCTCGGCGACCTGATCGGCGAGCACCGACCGGCCAGCGCCCTGCTGATCGACGTCGACGACTTCAAGATGATCAACGACACGCTCGGCCCGGCCGCCGGCGACCAGCTGCTCTTCCAGGTCGCCGAACGGCTGCGCCGGCACTGCCTGCCCGGCGAGCTGCCGGCCCGGCTCGGGGGCGACGAGTTCGCCGTGCTGCTACCGGTCGACGACCCGGCCGAGGCGGAGGCCGCCGCGGCCCGCCTGCTGGCCGGCATCACCGAACCCTTCAAGGTCGGCGACCAGCAGCTGCTGCTGCACGCCAGCGTCGGCATCGCGATCGCGGCGACCGGCGAGACCGCCGACGAGGTGCAGCGCAACGCGGACATCGCGATGTACGCCGCCAAGGAGGCCGGCAAGGCGTCCTGGGTCCGCTTCGAGCCGCGGATGCGCCACGACATGGTGCACCACGCCCGGCTCGCCAGCGAACTGCACAACGGCATCATCCGCGGTGAGCTGCGGCTGGTCTACCAGCCCGTCTTCGACCTGGTCACCGGCCGGGTCGCGGGCGCCGAGGCGCTGGTCCGCTGGCAGCACCCGACCCGCGGCTTCGTCTCCCCGGCGGACTTCATCCCGGTCGCCGAACGCTCCGGCCTGATCGTCCCGCTCGGCGCCTGGGTGCTGCGCGAGGCCTGCGCCCAGCTCGCCCGCTGGCGCGCGCAGTACGGCGACGACGCCATCGAGTCGATCAACGTGAACGTCGCGGTCCGGCAGCTGCGCGAGACCGGCTTCGTGGACGAGGTGGCGGCCGTGCTCAGCGAGGCCGGCCTGACCTCGCGCAACCTGATCCTGGAGGTCACCGAGTCGTCGGTGGTCGACGGCTGGCAGGTGCGCGAGACGCTGCAGGCGCTGCACGAGATGGGGGTGATGCTGGCCCTCGACGACTTCGGCACCGGCCAGTCGTCGCTCAGCCTGCTGCGCGCCTTCCCGGTCGACGTCCTCAAACTGGACAAGTCGTTCGTCGACGGCATCGCGGACGGTGCCGACCGGGGTCGCCTCGCGGTGGCCGCGGCGGTGGCCCAGCTCGCGGAATATCTGCAGCTCAAGGCGGTGGCGGAGGGGATCGAGAGCGCGGAGCAGCGGGACCGGCTGCGGGACATGGGGTACCGCTACGGGCAGGGTTACCACATGGCCAAACCACTTCCGGCCGAGGAGTGCGGCGCCCTGATGTCCGCGGCGCCCGTTCCGGCCGCCGTCCGGTCCGCTTGA